The following proteins come from a genomic window of Ilumatobacter coccineus YM16-304:
- a CDS encoding putative bifunctional diguanylate cyclase/phosphodiesterase, producing the protein MSNPQVDDESLEEERVAVVERIGLLGTPREAAFDEIVAHLAAALEVPMAAFSLVNKHHEWAKSSYGFDRTLMNREVAFCDRVVTNDETIVIADTLRTEPYRSNQYVTSEPHLRSYVGVPVHASGLAIGTLCVLDVEPREFTAQQLDTIEFLARQIEHLVDLHARRRAEAPPHVDVVTLAANDIAIGAPFASTVAGFDRVTYLYDDETLAFVDVNDLAVERYGYSREQFLSMSLLEIRPDNDERAIVEAMVRNTGNEIYAGDRSFQHQRSDGELIDVKIVSVPTVHRGRPSHLVVVTDVTAQLFLHDAIKHAADSDGLTGLANRREFVRLLGTQLKVSPTDSVAVSFIDLDRFKLVNDSMGHDTGDALLGAAAARIREQTPTALLLARLGGDEFAVLNHVSDASVAFEQAQRIRESLERPFQLKGYELVVSASIGVAVSEPDSTAQGLLSQADAAMYAAKEAGRNGCVVFDQALRDRTAEWAQVQRDLGRAIDDGQFELHLQRIHRPGREAEGAIAYEALARWKHPERGVLAPGSFIGVAEESGLIVQLGTHLLKIGAAHAAALDAPVCVNVSARQFNRALVDDVEQLIDLHRLRPGQLVIEITESAVIDAAYAQTVLHGLRRAGAQIWIDDFGTGFSSLARLSSLTVDGLKLDRRFVHDLDSERGWGIATAITGIARALDIIIVAEGVETERQLERVRELGCHAVQGYHLGHPEPAEHEIERLAAEPHRQLAGSHQR; encoded by the coding sequence ATGTCAAATCCCCAGGTAGACGACGAATCACTCGAAGAAGAACGAGTCGCCGTCGTCGAGCGCATCGGACTGCTCGGAACGCCGCGTGAAGCCGCATTCGACGAGATCGTCGCCCACCTCGCCGCCGCCCTCGAGGTGCCGATGGCCGCCTTCTCCCTCGTCAACAAGCACCACGAGTGGGCCAAGTCGTCGTACGGATTCGACCGCACGCTGATGAATCGCGAGGTCGCGTTCTGTGACCGCGTCGTCACCAACGACGAGACGATCGTCATCGCCGACACGCTGCGCACTGAGCCGTATCGCTCCAATCAGTACGTCACCAGCGAGCCTCATCTGCGCTCGTACGTCGGCGTGCCCGTCCATGCGAGCGGCCTCGCGATCGGGACGCTGTGCGTGCTCGACGTCGAGCCGCGAGAGTTCACCGCGCAGCAACTCGACACGATCGAGTTCCTCGCACGGCAGATCGAACACCTCGTCGACCTCCACGCCCGCCGCCGCGCCGAAGCCCCACCGCACGTCGACGTGGTGACGCTCGCCGCGAACGACATCGCCATCGGTGCCCCGTTCGCCTCCACGGTCGCAGGGTTCGACCGGGTCACCTACCTCTACGACGACGAGACGTTGGCCTTCGTCGACGTCAACGACCTGGCGGTCGAGCGCTACGGCTACTCCCGCGAGCAGTTCCTGTCGATGTCGCTGCTCGAGATCCGCCCCGACAACGACGAACGAGCGATCGTCGAAGCCATGGTGCGCAACACCGGCAACGAGATCTACGCCGGCGACCGCTCCTTCCAGCACCAGCGCTCCGACGGTGAACTCATCGACGTCAAGATCGTCAGCGTCCCCACGGTCCATCGCGGTCGGCCGAGTCATCTCGTCGTCGTCACCGACGTGACCGCGCAGCTCTTCCTCCACGACGCCATCAAGCACGCCGCCGACAGCGACGGCCTCACCGGGCTCGCCAACCGTCGCGAGTTCGTCCGACTGCTCGGCACCCAGCTGAAGGTCAGCCCCACCGACTCGGTCGCCGTGTCGTTCATCGACCTCGACCGTTTCAAGCTCGTCAACGACTCGATGGGTCACGACACCGGCGACGCTCTGCTCGGCGCAGCGGCGGCGCGCATCCGCGAACAGACGCCCACCGCGCTCCTCCTCGCTCGCCTCGGTGGCGACGAGTTCGCCGTACTCAACCACGTGTCCGACGCCTCCGTGGCCTTCGAGCAGGCACAACGAATCCGCGAGTCGCTCGAGCGCCCCTTCCAACTCAAGGGCTACGAGCTCGTGGTGTCGGCGAGCATCGGCGTCGCGGTCAGCGAACCGGACTCGACGGCGCAGGGTCTGCTCTCGCAAGCCGACGCGGCCATGTACGCCGCGAAGGAAGCCGGACGCAACGGCTGCGTCGTGTTCGACCAGGCGCTTCGTGACCGCACCGCCGAGTGGGCCCAGGTGCAGCGCGACCTGGGACGGGCGATCGACGACGGCCAGTTCGAACTCCACCTGCAACGCATCCACCGACCCGGGCGCGAAGCGGAGGGCGCGATCGCCTACGAGGCGCTGGCGCGGTGGAAGCACCCCGAACGTGGCGTGCTGGCACCCGGATCGTTCATCGGCGTCGCGGAAGAGTCCGGTCTGATCGTTCAACTCGGCACTCACCTGTTGAAGATCGGTGCCGCACACGCCGCTGCGCTCGACGCTCCGGTGTGCGTCAACGTGTCGGCCCGCCAGTTCAATCGAGCGCTCGTCGACGATGTCGAACAGCTCATCGACCTTCATCGGCTTCGCCCCGGACAACTGGTCATCGAGATCACCGAATCGGCCGTCATCGACGCGGCGTACGCCCAGACGGTGCTGCACGGCCTGCGACGCGCCGGTGCCCAGATCTGGATCGACGACTTCGGCACCGGCTTCTCGTCGCTCGCTCGGCTCAGCTCGCTCACCGTCGACGGCCTCAAACTCGACCGCCGATTCGTCCACGACCTCGACTCCGAACGCGGCTGGGGAATCGCCACCGCCATCACGGGTATCGCCCGGGCGCTCGACATCATCATCGTTGCCGAAGGTGTCGAGACCGAGCGCCAACTCGAACGCGTTCGCGAACTCGGATGCCACGCGGTGCAGGGCTACCACCTCGGACACCCCGAGCCCGCCGAACACGAGATCGAACGTCTCGCCGCCGAGCCGCACCGCCAACTCGCCGGCTCCCACCAACGCTGA